CGCCTACCGGCTTTTTCTCCATCTTGGGGGGTGTTTTTCTTTCTTTACTTTCCTTATCTTGCTGTCCCGGAAAAGCTTGTTCGGATTTCTTTTGTGACTCTACAGACGGAGCTTTTGGACCAGCCGGCTTATTATCATTATTATCTTTCTTGCTATTGCCCGCATCTTTTGGTAGCACGTCACTTGGTACCGTTACTTTTTCAATCTTTTTATTGATAATGGAGACGCCTACTTGGTCAAACAACTCATTAATCTTAAAGCCTTGGGCCCTTAATTCTTCCACAAGGTCTGTAGCTTGTTGTGGCATCCCTGACTTGAACTTAGCCTTGGAAGCCACCTTTTTTTTCAGCAGGTAGCTGGTGACGGACAGGCCCTCGTTCTTGGCCTGCTCTCTTTCTTTTTCAGTTGCTTTTTGAACGGCCACAGTTCCTTTTAAACCTAGTTCATTGATCTCATTAAGCACAGTTTCCTTTATCCTTAAAGGATCGAGAAGCTTACCTTCATTTTCTTCAACCACTGTCAACAAGATCAAGTTATCCTTATCCGGTGTAAGGTACCCGGCTGTTTGAGCCTGATGGATTAAGAGCCCTAAGGCTTCGTATACCTCTTTATTTTTTAGCGGCAGGTCTTTAAGAAGCAGCTCTGCATCTTCATTCAACGGTACTGCCGCTATGATAAGGTTATGCCGGTTGATAGCCAACTCCATGCTGGGATTGATGTCTAGTGCCAAATGAGCTACGGCTTTTTCACCGGGAAAAACTGCTGCAAACACAGTGCCGACAAGCAGTAGCAAAATGATGCCCGCTGCCAGTGCTTTGTAATGGTAAGCAGAACTGATTTCCTCGGATGGATCTACCCAGACTTCCTGACCTTGACTAACCCCGTCTTTGGGAACCGGCAGCCGCAAGAACTGACGGTCTTCGGTGGCCACCCACATGAAACGTCCTTTTGTCTTAATCACTATTCCTTTTAACTTACTCAACCTGGCCACCTCCTTTTGCGGTGCCGCTCATCTCGGGGGACTCTTTATATTTGGTTGTTTTCTTAGATGGCAAGGAGAACAGGGATCGTAAATAGTTAAATTCCTTATTATTAAGTATTAGAAACACAGCTAAGATGTATTGCCGTCCCCGTTTAAGCACTTTTTTGCTGGTGCCGGTTGCCAAGCTAAGTTCTTTTAAGGGAAGCCTTTTATAGCGGTTAATATAGTCTACAAATTCTTGATGGTTTGTTATAAATTCAGCAATCTCAACCAACTTATCTCTGGTATCCCGATGCTTGGGGCAAGATTGCTCAAGTTTCATTAATGACAAACCAAATTTATTTAGAATCTGTTCAAACCGGGCCATCTCGTCGGCACGGTCCAACTCTACCTGGCGGTCCAGGTAGTTTTTCCAAGCGGCATCCACTTCCCACTGCCGGTCCGTTTCACCGTCTTCAGTAGATACTTCTAAAGGCAGGTGGCAATGGCGGGCTTCTTTTCTGAAGTAATCCGCCAACCGGCTTTTAATAACTATGCGGGCGAAATTACCAAATTCTTTACCGAAGGATTGGTCGTAGCTGTCAATAGCCTCGTTAAAAGCCAGTAAAGCAATGCTTAATTCATCATCATTTTCCCATTCCAATCTTCTGCCGCAATAGCCTGCTGCTACCTCTTCTATGAATGACCGGTACGAACATATCAATTCTTCCCGGGCAGTCTCATTTCCGGATTGAGCTAGGGAAACCAACTCTTCTAGTCGGTTTTTTTGCATTTATTTCACCCATTTATTTATTCGTAAACTTAAACTTTTTTAGGGAACTCGTTAAACTAAAAAGACTTACAATTTACCTTTATTAAGATTTCATTATAAGTTCGAAGAATTTACCACATCTTTGCCGAGGTTTACTGTCATTTGGCCAATGACACAAAGGATGTTGTAGGCAAAGATGCCAAAGTGCCGTATTAGGTTCTTAGTTTAAAATTTTCCGCTGGGCAGCCGCTCCAGGTCGGTTTTGATCTCACTGTGAAATTGCTTGCATGTTCCATGGTCGTGATAGAGTTCTATTATTTTTTGGGGATGGTCGGGAAGCGAGGTCCAGTAGGTTTCGATTTCAATGTCCAGTGGCTCATTACACCGGATCTTCTCCCCATACCCGGAGGGTTACTTTGGGAGGAATCAGGCCGCAGATCTGGGCGTGGGGTTGATTTTATTAACGACGAATCCTGTGGCCTCTTTATGGTAAATATTTACTCTCCCCAGCGGGAATACAGGTGGTGCTCGACGCCCAGAAGGTCCAGCACTCTCCCCACTATAAAATCCACCAGATCGTTAATAGTCTGCGGATGGTGATAAAAGGCAGGCATGGCCGGTACTACATGTACTCCCATGCGGGCCAGTTTGAGCATGTTTTCCAGGTGTACCTGGTTGAGAGGCGTTTCCCGGGGAACTACTACCAGCGGTCTCCCCTCCTTCAGCATCACATCGGCAGCCCGTTCGATCAGGTTACCGGCGGTACCGTGGGCGATAGCCGACACGGTAGACATGGTGCAAGGAATGACAATCATACCGTCGTTCTGTGCCGAACCGCTGGCTATCACCGCTCCCAGGTCCTCCGGGTCGAAATACCGCAGCGCCGGGTCGCCGCTTGAGTACCCCAGGTATTCCCGGAGGCGCTCCTCCACAACCTCTGCCCGGCCTTCCAGGACCCACCCCATTTCCTCTTTCAGCACCTGCCGTCCCGGCTTGGAAACGGTCACATACAGGAAGCATCCCGCTTCCTTCAAGACCTGCAGCATCCGGCAGCCATAAATGCTTCCACTGGCACCGGTTATGGCTACGATGTAACGCTTCATAATATCCTCTCCGTCTTCAATGCTTGTTTACCGCTACAGAAGTATATCGAGAAAAGTAAATAAGAACATGAGTGTGCTCAGGTAGCCGTTCATATTGAGAAAGGCAACATCTATTTTGGAAAGGTCGGTAGGAGTTACCAGGCGGTGTTCGTAGATGAGGATGAGAGAAGCCGCTGCCACTCCCAGCCAGTAGAACAACCCCGTCTTTGCGTAAACTCCCACTGCCACCAGAAAAAGCGGAGCCGCTACATGCAGGAGGCCGGAGATTTGCAGGGCCCGGCGCAGGCCAAAGCGAGCCGGGATGGAGTGTATTCCGTACTTCCGGTCAAAATCGAAGTCCTGGCAGGCGTAGATGATGTCAAAACCGGCCACCCAGGTGGCTACCGCCAGTCCCAGAAGCAATCCCGGCAGTTCAACCCTGCCGGTGATGGCCACCCAGCTGCCCAACGGAGCCAGACCCAGGGCAATCCCCAGCACCAGGTGGCAGGCCCAGGTCCAGCGTTTGGTATAAGAGTAGATGACCAGTACGAATACGGCTATGGGCATCAGCTTTACGCATAGCGGGTTGAGCCGACTGGCCGCCACGTAAAGCAGGAGAAAAGAAAGAATGGTATAAATCCAGACTTCGGTGACCGACAGCAACCCCCGGGGGAGGGCCCGGTTGGCCGTGCGGGGGTTAAGAGCGTCAATATGCCGGTCGATGAGCCGGTTGAGGCTCATGGCCGCCGTCCTTGCGCCAACCATGGCCATGGTTATCCAGAACATCTGGTAGGCAGTGGGGAACCCCTCTGCCGCCAGAAATGCCCCCAGGAAGGCGAAAGGCAGGGCGAATATAGTATGCTCAAA
The genomic region above belongs to Calderihabitans maritimus and contains:
- a CDS encoding anti-sigma-I factor RsgI family protein, producing MSKLKGIVIKTKGRFMWVATEDRQFLRLPVPKDGVSQGQEVWVDPSEEISSAYHYKALAAGIILLLLVGTVFAAVFPGEKAVAHLALDINPSMELAINRHNLIIAAVPLNEDAELLLKDLPLKNKEVYEALGLLIHQAQTAGYLTPDKDNLILLTVVEENEGKLLDPLRIKETVLNEINELGLKGTVAVQKATEKEREQAKNEGLSVTSYLLKKKVASKAKFKSGMPQQATDLVEELRAQGFKINELFDQVGVSIINKKIEKVTVPSDVLPKDAGNSKKDNNDNKPAGPKAPSVESQKKSEQAFPGQQDKESKERKTPPKMEKKPVGAPPEEDILPKQAEEKLKENQIVKEITPDQEPEEENLEFNYEDQEDQTETETTEDNTVEGPELINDTETEETGTKEEQSTTEDLEETGDLSNSTGETYSSETITSGSIEEEIDETQTEEERESEPKPASEETDTTNDIDYSGGNISSSTPTPPGR
- the sigI gene encoding RNA polymerase sigma-I factor, which gives rise to MQKNRLEELVSLAQSGNETAREELICSYRSFIEEVAAGYCGRRLEWENDDELSIALLAFNEAIDSYDQSFGKEFGNFARIVIKSRLADYFRKEARHCHLPLEVSTEDGETDRQWEVDAAWKNYLDRQVELDRADEMARFEQILNKFGLSLMKLEQSCPKHRDTRDKLVEIAEFITNHQEFVDYINRYKRLPLKELSLATGTSKKVLKRGRQYILAVFLILNNKEFNYLRSLFSLPSKKTTKYKESPEMSGTAKGGGQVE
- a CDS encoding UbiX family flavin prenyltransferase; translated protein: MKRYIVAITGASGSIYGCRMLQVLKEAGCFLYVTVSKPGRQVLKEEMGWVLEGRAEVVEERLREYLGYSSGDPALRYFDPEDLGAVIASGSAQNDGMIVIPCTMSTVSAIAHGTAGNLIERAADVMLKEGRPLVVVPRETPLNQVHLENMLKLARMGVHVVPAMPAFYHHPQTINDLVDFIVGRVLDLLGVEHHLYSRWGE
- a CDS encoding UbiA-like polyprenyltransferase; translated protein: MGFKKVRIFLEMIKFEHTIFALPFAFLGAFLAAEGFPTAYQMFWITMAMVGARTAAMSLNRLIDRHIDALNPRTANRALPRGLLSVTEVWIYTILSFLLLYVAASRLNPLCVKLMPIAVFVLVIYSYTKRWTWACHLVLGIALGLAPLGSWVAITGRVELPGLLLGLAVATWVAGFDIIYACQDFDFDRKYGIHSIPARFGLRRALQISGLLHVAAPLFLVAVGVYAKTGLFYWLGVAAASLILIYEHRLVTPTDLSKIDVAFLNMNGYLSTLMFLFTFLDILL